A region of the Sodalis ligni genome:
AGGTCAAGAGTATGGCGCATATAATGCCTTTATTGTGGGTTTTAGTCGGGATAGCGGTGTTGGTAATATTGATTGTTAAAGTCAAAATGCACACTATTTTGGCGTTAATGGTCTCGGCAATTTTTCTTGCATTTGCCGAAGGAATGCCCATCGATAAAATAGTCGCCACGATACAAATGGGGCTAAGCAGTATTTTAGGCACGCTAACCCTGATTGTTATTTTTGGCGCCGTGATCGGTAAATTAATGACGGAATCCGGTGCATCGCAGCAGATTTCCGATACTATTATCAACCTGCTGGGCGTGCGCTACCTGCAATATGCATTGTTGATCATCGGTACTATTTTCGGCATGGCCATGTTTTATGAGGTGGCGTTTTTGATTACCGCGCCGCTGGTGATAAGCATAGCGAAAAAAGCCAATATTCCCTATATGAGATTAATTGTGCCTTTGGTGGCCGGCGCAACCATGGGGCACAGCATTTTTCCGCCGCAGCCGGGACCTATGGCGTTAACCACCGCGTTTCATGCCAATATCTCGCTGGTCTATATCTTTGGCCTGATAGTTATCATTCCCTCCATAATCTGTTCCGGCATCATATTGACAAAATTCATTCCGGGCATCGATAAAATGCCGCTGGGTGACATTATGGCGCCCCCCGAGTTCAAACCCGCCAACGAGCTGCCGGGGTTCGGCATCAGTTTATTGGTGCCGTTGCTGCCTGCTATCTTGATGATTTTCTCGTCAATCATCCGGCTGATAGTGGATAAAGACAGCGAGCTGTTCAAGGTGGCAGCCTTTCTCGGCAGCGCCGAAATCAGCATGCTGATTGCCGTGCTGGTAGGCATTTTCGCACTGGGCGTTTTAAGGGGAAAAAGCGGCCAGCAGATTACGGACACCTTAAGCGTCGCCATCTCCGGCGTATCAAACGTGTTATTGGTCATTGCCGCCGGCGGCATCATGAAAGAAGTGATTATCAACACCGGCGTCGGCAACGCCATTGTCAGCATGGTGGGGAATATTCCGGTTTCGCCGCTGATTCTGGCATGGCTCATTACCGTCATTATACGTATCCTGACCGGGCAAGGCGCCGTAGCCGCCATCACCGCCGCGGGCATTGTGGCGCCCATGATTGATGCTTTCCACGTCAATCCGGTCTTGATGGTATTGGTGTGCGCGGTGGGCAGCAATACCATGACATTGATGTATGACGGCGGGTTTCTTTTATTTCAGCAGTCATTCAAGATTTCCATGAAAGACACCTTTAAAACCTGGGGATTATTGGAGCTGGTAAATTCTCTGGTGGGGCTGGCGGTGGTGATGCTACTGAGCCTGTTTGTCCACTGAACACCAGCGGACCTAGCAGACCTTCGGCCACGACAAAGTCTCCCGGTTTATGACGTCGGTTATCATAGCCACATACGATGGCGGGACGTGTCCCGCCCTAGCATGGTGCGGTAATAGCTTACCCGTCCCAGGGAGGACTTGGCTGGAAGGCGTCCACAAGAAAATTGATCATGACGCGGGTCTTGGCCGG
Encoded here:
- a CDS encoding gluconate:H+ symporter, whose protein sequence is MAHIMPLLWVLVGIAVLVILIVKVKMHTILALMVSAIFLAFAEGMPIDKIVATIQMGLSSILGTLTLIVIFGAVIGKLMTESGASQQISDTIINLLGVRYLQYALLIIGTIFGMAMFYEVAFLITAPLVISIAKKANIPYMRLIVPLVAGATMGHSIFPPQPGPMALTTAFHANISLVYIFGLIVIIPSIICSGIILTKFIPGIDKMPLGDIMAPPEFKPANELPGFGISLLVPLLPAILMIFSSIIRLIVDKDSELFKVAAFLGSAEISMLIAVLVGIFALGVLRGKSGQQITDTLSVAISGVSNVLLVIAAGGIMKEVIINTGVGNAIVSMVGNIPVSPLILAWLITVIIRILTGQGAVAAITAAGIVAPMIDAFHVNPVLMVLVCAVGSNTMTLMYDGGFLLFQQSFKISMKDTFKTWGLLELVNSLVGLAVVMLLSLFVH